A single Manduca sexta isolate Smith_Timp_Sample1 chromosome 11, JHU_Msex_v1.0, whole genome shotgun sequence DNA region contains:
- the LOC119188446 gene encoding uncharacterized protein LOC119188446, protein MENYIKNMNKKYDRVMPRINNRSRSSIKSSSTVTRHDIPSSSRIGAKPSVSNIGSSVFSELPVVLNDYVPESNRDGSGKRTLVVKPRKTVKSLDPALSPHRSVKVSEPRKRDHNLLSQSSAPSVLFHEQEKWSHSHVDHCLTSRSHSKLKELKDEIKAYHNSDKLTRLRSHLYKSCGVVLDDVGHVAADKAVQVEELDAGNGEADKIR, encoded by the exons atggaaaattatataaaaaatatgaataaaaagtatgatAGAGTTATGCCGAGAATAAATAATCGGTCTCGGTCCAGTATAAAGTCATCGTCGACAGTAACTCGTCATGACATACCGAGTTCTAGCAGAATTGGCGCGAAACCTTCTGTTTCAAACATTGGCTCCAGTGTTTTTAGTGAACTTCCCGTGGTATTGAATGACTATGTGCCTGAATCTAACAGGGACGGCAGTGGTAAACGAACATTAGTGGTAAAACCTCGGAAGACTGTGAAGTCGTTAGACCCCGCGTTATCGCCGCACCGGAGCGTTAAAGTCAGTGAGCCGAGAAAAAGGGATCATAATTTACTATCACAGAGTTCGGCGCCGTCTGTGTTGTTCCATGAACAGGAGAAATGGTCGCACTCACATGTAGATCACTGTTTAACGAGTAGATCTCATTCAAAGTTAAAAGAACTAAAG GATGAAATCAAAGCTTACCACAACTCGGACAAGTTGACCCGTCTCCGCAGTCACTTATACAAGAGTTGTGGTGTGGTGCTGGATGATGTGGGACACGTTGCTGCTGACAAGGCAGTGCAGGTGGAGGAATTAGATGCTG GTAATGGAGAAGCAGATAAGATAAGGTAA
- the LOC115446165 gene encoding ribosome-recycling factor, mitochondrial, whose amino-acid sequence MGTRILQKLIVPVLINSYKYQTHKIRPIERIVCAHSLGFTNIRNYAKSKDKGKDKKSKGKVEINPTMISELVPVEKLKERSNAAIDKMKDDFAKHLSLRSTTGSIETLAVKFEGKDYELQELAQIVRKNPKTIVINFASFPQAIPDALKSINSSGLNLNPQQDGTTLYVPVPKVTKEHREALAKNAKALYIKCRDALKEVQNEYIKKVKKQTGVSEDTIFSVTKQINAMCEKYQMEAKAVFDAKHVELVGK is encoded by the coding sequence ATGGGGACTAGAATTTTACAAAAGTTAATTGTTCCCGTGcttattaattcatataaatacCAGACTCATAAAATAAGACCCATCGAAAGGATTGTTTGTGCTCATAGTCTTGGCTTCACTAATATTCGTAATTATGCAAAAAGTAAAGATAAAGGAAAGGACAAAAAATCAAAAGGAAAGGTAGAAATTAATCCTACTATGATATCAGAATTGGTTCCGGTTGAGAAGTTGAAAGAAAGAAGTAACGCAGCAATTGATAAAATGAAAGATGATTTTGCTAAACACTTATCTTTACGCTCAACAACAGGATCTATAGAGACCCTCGCAGTTAAATTTGAAGGGAAAGATTATGAGCTTCAAGAATTAGCACAAATTGTACGAAAAAACCCCAAGACTATTGTGATAAATTTTGCTTCTTTTCCCCAAGCCATTCCAGATGCTTTGAAATCTATAAATAGCTCTGGTCTTAACTTGAACCCCCAACAAGATGGCACTACACTTTATGTTCCTGTGCCTAAAGTTACAAAGGAACATAGAGAGGCACTAGCAAAGAATGCTAAAGCTTTGTATATCAAATGTAGGGATGCATTAAAAGAGGTGCAGAAtgagtatataaaaaaagtgaaaaagCAGACCGGTGTGTCAGAAGACACCATATTCAGTGTAACAAAGCAAATAAATGCTATGTGTGAGAAGTATCAAATGGAAGCTAAGGCTGTTTTTGATGCCAAACATGTGGAATTAGTTggcaaataa